A genomic segment from Janthinobacterium sp. 64 encodes:
- a CDS encoding acyl-CoA ligase (AMP-forming), exosortase A system-associated, translated as MATLIHDLIFETAQRAAHAPALSWQGEETSYGALAQAVREAAGTLLTLGLQRGARVAVYLEKRPENVSAMFGAAAAGGVFVPVNPLLKPDQVAYILADCNVTILVTSRERLAQLGPALAACPDLQTVLLTGEGDAESMLGKVRVLPWRGLSAAPALLWHAVIDTDMAAILYTSGSTGRPKGVVLSHRNMLAGALSVSSYLRNTPEDRILCVLPLSFDYGLSQLTTAFASGACAVLMNYLLLRDIVEAVEQEAITGLAAVPPLWVQLSQLSWPLSTPLRYITNSGGVMQRTTLDRLRQSLPRTQVYLMYGLTEAFRSTYLAPEQLERRPDSIGQAIPNAEVLVLRPDGSVCDADEPGELVHRGALVALGYWNDAARTAERFKALPPQASGLVLPELAVWSGDTVRRDADGYLYFVGRSDDMIKTSGYRVSPAEIEEVAYASGLVGEAAALGLPHAVLGQAIALLVTPAPGVQLQRDSILAACRARLPSYMVPLWVEIRDGVLPRNPNGKIDRPLLARELARAYAVQTGDAA; from the coding sequence ATGGCGACACTGATACATGATCTGATCTTCGAGACGGCGCAGCGCGCGGCCCACGCGCCGGCCCTCTCGTGGCAGGGCGAGGAAACAAGCTATGGCGCGCTGGCGCAAGCCGTGCGCGAAGCGGCTGGCACCCTGCTGACCCTGGGTTTGCAGCGTGGCGCGCGCGTGGCCGTGTATCTGGAAAAACGCCCTGAAAACGTCAGTGCCATGTTTGGCGCGGCGGCGGCAGGCGGCGTGTTCGTGCCCGTCAATCCACTGCTCAAACCGGACCAGGTGGCGTATATCCTGGCCGATTGCAACGTGACCATCCTCGTCACCTCGCGCGAACGCCTGGCGCAGCTGGGCCCCGCGTTGGCCGCCTGCCCGGATTTGCAGACGGTGCTGCTGACGGGCGAAGGCGATGCGGAATCGATGCTGGGCAAGGTCCGCGTGCTGCCGTGGCGTGGCCTGTCCGCCGCGCCCGCACTCCTGTGGCATGCGGTGATCGACACGGACATGGCCGCCATTTTATATACATCAGGCAGCACGGGGCGGCCGAAAGGCGTGGTGCTGTCGCACCGCAACATGCTGGCCGGCGCGCTCAGCGTGTCATCCTACCTGCGCAACACGCCGGAAGACCGGATTTTGTGCGTGCTACCGCTCAGCTTTGATTACGGCCTGAGCCAGCTGACGACGGCGTTTGCCAGCGGCGCCTGCGCCGTGCTGATGAATTATCTGCTGCTGCGCGATATCGTCGAAGCCGTGGAGCAGGAAGCCATCACGGGACTGGCCGCCGTGCCGCCCCTGTGGGTGCAGCTGTCGCAGCTGAGCTGGCCCCTGTCCACGCCCTTGCGCTACATCACCAATTCGGGCGGCGTGATGCAGAGAACCACGCTCGACCGGCTGCGCCAGTCGCTGCCGCGCACGCAGGTCTACCTGATGTATGGCTTGACGGAAGCGTTCCGTTCCACCTATCTGGCGCCGGAACAGCTGGAGCGGCGCCCCGATTCCATCGGGCAAGCGATCCCGAATGCGGAAGTGCTGGTGCTGCGTCCGGACGGCAGCGTGTGCGATGCCGATGAGCCTGGCGAACTGGTGCACCGTGGCGCGCTGGTGGCGCTCGGCTACTGGAACGATGCGGCGCGCACGGCCGAGCGCTTCAAGGCGCTGCCGCCGCAGGCGAGCGGCCTGGTGCTGCCGGAACTGGCCGTCTGGTCGGGCGACACCGTGCGCCGCGATGCGGATGGCTATCTGTATTTTGTGGGACGCAGCGATGACATGATCAAGACGTCCGGCTACCGGGTCAGCCCGGCCGAAATCGAGGAAGTCGCGTATGCGAGCGGACTGGTGGGCGAGGCGGCCGCGCTGGGCTTGCCCCACGCCGTGCTGGGCCAGGCCATCGCCTTGCTCGTCACGCCCGCACCCGGTGTGCAATTGCAGCGCGACAGCATACTGGCCGCCTGCCGCGCGCGCCTGCCCAGCTATATGGTGCCGCTGTGGGTGGAGATCCGCGACGGCGTGCTGCCGCGCAATCCGAACGGCAAGATCGACCGTCCCTTGCTGGCCCGGGAACTGGCGCGCGCGTATGCAGTCCAAACAGGAGATGCGGCATGA
- a CDS encoding pyridoxal-dependent decarboxylase, exosortase A system-associated: MKDLIRSNSTELPTHSALGQQFAVENDMLQVGGVPLRQLAQRVGSTPFYAYERAHITHRVAELRAALPAGVHLHYAMKANPMPAVVQWLAGLVDGIDVASGGELATALDTPMAPECISFAGPGKRDGELARAVAAGVLINVESGAQLEKVALAGERLGLAARVAVRVNPDFALRRTGMRMGGGAQPFGVDASLVPALLGRIGQLGLDFHGFHLYAGSQSLSAAALAEAQALCVQLALQLADSAPSPMRTLNIGGGFGVPYFPGDQALDLVPVAAGLQRQLDLLAQAAPGVRLNLELGRYLVAEAGIYVCKVIERKQSHGQVFLVTDGGLHHHLAASGNFGQLIRKNYPVAIGNRLDGGAREVASVVGPLCTPLDLLADQMEMARAEEGDLVVVFQSGAYGLTASPTAFLGHPLPAEVLV, translated from the coding sequence ATGAAGGATCTGATCCGCTCGAATAGCACGGAATTGCCAACGCACTCGGCCCTGGGCCAGCAATTCGCTGTGGAAAACGACATGCTGCAGGTCGGCGGCGTGCCCTTGCGCCAGCTGGCTCAAAGGGTGGGCAGCACGCCGTTCTACGCCTATGAACGCGCGCACATCACGCACCGCGTGGCCGAACTGCGCGCCGCCTTGCCGGCCGGCGTGCACCTGCATTACGCCATGAAGGCCAACCCCATGCCGGCCGTGGTGCAGTGGCTGGCGGGCCTGGTCGATGGCATTGACGTGGCCTCGGGCGGCGAACTGGCGACGGCGCTAGATACGCCCATGGCGCCGGAATGCATCAGTTTTGCGGGGCCGGGCAAGCGCGATGGGGAACTGGCGCGTGCCGTGGCGGCGGGCGTCTTGATCAACGTGGAATCGGGCGCCCAGCTGGAAAAGGTGGCGCTGGCCGGTGAACGGCTGGGCCTGGCGGCCAGGGTGGCCGTGCGCGTGAATCCCGATTTCGCCCTGCGCCGCACGGGCATGCGCATGGGCGGCGGGGCGCAGCCGTTCGGCGTCGATGCGTCCCTGGTGCCGGCGCTGCTGGGCCGCATCGGCCAGCTGGGCCTCGATTTTCACGGTTTTCACTTGTATGCGGGCTCGCAAAGCCTGTCGGCGGCGGCCCTGGCTGAAGCGCAAGCCCTCTGCGTGCAACTGGCTCTGCAACTGGCCGACAGCGCGCCATCGCCCATGCGCACCCTGAACATCGGCGGCGGCTTCGGAGTGCCGTACTTCCCCGGCGACCAGGCCCTGGACCTGGTGCCCGTGGCTGCAGGCTTGCAGCGGCAACTCGATCTGCTGGCGCAGGCGGCGCCGGGCGTGCGGCTGAACCTGGAACTGGGCCGTTATCTGGTGGCCGAGGCCGGTATCTATGTGTGCAAGGTGATTGAGCGCAAGCAATCGCATGGGCAAGTGTTTCTCGTCACGGATGGCGGCTTGCACCATCATCTGGCCGCTTCCGGCAATTTCGGCCAGCTGATCCGCAAGAATTACCCGGTCGCCATCGGCAACCGCCTGGACGGCGGGGCGCGCGAAGTGGCGTCCGTCGTCGGGCCGCTGTGCACGCCGCTCGATTTGCTGGCCGACCAGATGGAGATGGCGCGCGCCGAGGAGGGCGACCTGGTGGTCGTGTTCCAGTCGGGCGCGTATGGCTTGACGGCCAGCCCGACGGCCTTTCTCGGCCATCCTTTGCCGGCCGAGGTGCTCGTATGA
- a CDS encoding asparagine synthetase B family protein: MSGLCGWLAAHSVAPADGAALAALADMAAPLSRFDSAPGAASVSEVGSVAVAAIDGSRHVYQQDGLQVAIWGRPELDGSADDVASRLASLWLSRGVAACASLSGPFCLAILDAFSGSALLAVDRAGIHPLSYASNAQGLFFASSHDALLAHPSVRGALDPQALYHYLYFHMVPGPATAYLGQQRLLPGEYLHVRGGKQCKGSYWQLAFQEPGAARARASFASNKQEFLRLLRQAVESSLGNDSASTGAFLSGGTDSSTLAAIMGQVTGRPARTYSIGFDSPGYDEMAYARLAASHAGSIHHERYVTPSDVLAAIPAMAAIFDQPFGNASAIPAYYCAQMARKDGVTRLLGGDGGDELFGGNERYAHQALLSQYERLPAMLRQAIIEPLLFRQQRGKPWRLGDKARRYIEQASLPLPARLDSYNLLLRHGHRTVLEAGFIDTIDPGMAPGCVNGAYWARQGQGLSQINELLALDMRFTLADNDLFKVRKACELAGVEAAFPFLHDAMVAFAARLAPRDKLDGRQLRPFFKRALAEILPPAIVRKKKHGFGLPFGQWLHSHAPLREFAFDNLTQLRGRGIVRPAFIDDLQGRLLAEHPAYHGTMVWLLLMLEQWLSQHPAALGALAGGFAASATEMPVVLDPTA; this comes from the coding sequence ATGAGCGGCCTGTGCGGTTGGCTGGCGGCGCACAGTGTTGCGCCTGCCGATGGCGCGGCGCTGGCCGCGCTGGCGGACATGGCCGCACCGCTGTCGCGCTTCGATAGCGCGCCCGGCGCCGCCAGCGTGAGCGAAGTGGGCAGCGTGGCCGTAGCCGCCATCGACGGCAGCCGCCATGTATATCAGCAAGATGGCTTGCAAGTGGCCATTTGGGGCCGCCCCGAGCTTGACGGCTCGGCCGACGACGTGGCGTCCCGCCTCGCGTCCCTGTGGCTGAGCCGGGGCGTGGCCGCCTGCGCCAGCCTGTCCGGGCCTTTCTGTTTGGCCATCCTCGACGCGTTTTCCGGCTCGGCCCTGCTGGCCGTGGACCGCGCCGGCATCCACCCGCTCAGCTATGCAAGCAATGCGCAAGGCCTGTTTTTTGCCTCCTCGCATGACGCCTTGCTGGCCCATCCGTCCGTGCGGGGCGCGCTCGATCCGCAAGCGCTGTATCACTATCTGTATTTCCACATGGTGCCCGGCCCGGCCACGGCCTATTTGGGCCAGCAGCGCTTGCTGCCCGGCGAATACCTGCATGTGCGCGGCGGCAAGCAATGCAAGGGCAGCTACTGGCAGCTGGCCTTCCAGGAGCCAGGCGCGGCGCGCGCGCGGGCCAGCTTTGCCAGCAACAAGCAGGAATTCCTGCGCCTGCTGCGCCAGGCCGTGGAAAGCAGCCTGGGCAACGATAGCGCCAGCACGGGCGCGTTTCTCAGCGGCGGCACCGACAGTTCCACCCTGGCCGCCATCATGGGGCAGGTGACGGGCCGCCCCGCGCGCACGTATTCCATCGGTTTTGACTCTCCCGGCTATGACGAAATGGCGTATGCGCGCCTGGCCGCCAGCCATGCGGGCAGCATCCACCACGAGCGCTACGTGACGCCGTCCGACGTGCTGGCCGCGATCCCCGCCATGGCGGCCATCTTCGACCAGCCTTTCGGCAATGCCTCGGCCATTCCCGCCTATTATTGCGCGCAGATGGCGCGCAAGGATGGAGTCACCCGCTTGCTCGGTGGCGACGGCGGCGACGAATTGTTTGGCGGCAATGAGCGCTATGCGCACCAGGCCTTGCTGTCGCAATATGAACGCTTGCCCGCCATGCTGCGCCAGGCCATCATCGAGCCGCTGCTGTTCCGCCAGCAAAGGGGCAAACCGTGGCGGCTGGGCGACAAGGCGCGCCGCTACATCGAACAGGCGAGCCTGCCGCTGCCGGCCCGCCTCGACAGTTACAATCTGCTGCTGCGCCATGGCCACCGCACGGTGCTGGAAGCGGGCTTTATCGACACCATCGACCCCGGCATGGCGCCCGGCTGCGTGAATGGCGCGTATTGGGCGCGCCAAGGCCAGGGCTTGAGCCAGATCAATGAGTTGCTGGCGCTGGACATGCGCTTTACCTTGGCCGACAACGACCTGTTCAAGGTGCGCAAGGCGTGCGAGCTTGCGGGCGTGGAAGCGGCCTTTCCCTTCCTGCACGATGCGATGGTAGCGTTTGCGGCGCGCCTGGCGCCGCGCGACAAGCTCGACGGCAGGCAGCTGCGGCCCTTCTTCAAGCGGGCGCTGGCGGAAATCCTGCCGCCAGCCATCGTGCGCAAGAAAAAGCACGGTTTCGGCTTGCCTTTCGGCCAGTGGCTGCACAGCCATGCGCCGCTGCGCGAGTTTGCGTTCGATAACCTGACCCAGCTGCGCGGGCGCGGCATCGTGCGGCCCGCCTTCATCGACGATCTGCAAGGGCGCTTGCTGGCGGAACACCCGGCCTATCACGGCACCATGGTGTGGCTGCTGCTGATGCTGGAACAGTGGCTCAGCCAGCACCCGGCGGCGCTGGGTGCGCTTGCCGGCGGTTTTGCCGCAAGCGCCACAGAAATGCCAGTCGTCCTCGATCCCACGGCGTAA
- a CDS encoding polysaccharide deacetylase family protein, with protein MSATLSILIYHRVLARPDPLFPGEVDAALFQRQLRLIKRFYTPLPLGEAIQRLQDGRLPARAACITFDDGYADNAQVALPLLQRHGLHATFFIATGYLDGGQMWNDTVIEAVRQAPAPVLDLRALGLDCLPVADLAQRQAAIATLLGQLKYLPFDRRQQLAMQIRRQAGAAAGAPAMLSTAQLRQLQAAGMELGAHTMSHPILSTLPEREARLDIANGKHQLENLIQAPVTVFAYPNGKAGRDYGAPHVAMVRSLGFKAAVATDWGVARPGAGLDLLQLPRFTPWDRGRLAFLWRLRQNRRQAHPAPPGAG; from the coding sequence ATGAGCGCCACCTTGTCGATTCTGATCTACCACCGCGTGCTGGCGCGGCCCGACCCGCTGTTTCCCGGCGAAGTCGATGCGGCCCTGTTCCAGCGCCAGTTGCGCCTTATCAAACGTTTCTATACGCCGCTGCCGCTCGGCGAGGCCATACAGCGGCTGCAAGATGGCCGCCTGCCCGCGCGCGCCGCCTGCATCACCTTCGACGACGGCTATGCCGACAATGCGCAAGTGGCCCTGCCCTTGCTGCAGCGCCATGGCTTGCACGCCACGTTTTTTATCGCCACGGGCTACCTGGACGGTGGACAGATGTGGAATGACACGGTGATCGAGGCCGTGCGCCAGGCGCCAGCTCCCGTGCTCGACTTGCGCGCACTCGGGCTAGACTGCCTGCCCGTCGCCGATCTGGCACAGCGGCAAGCGGCCATCGCCACCTTGCTGGGCCAGCTCAAGTACCTGCCGTTCGACCGCCGCCAGCAGCTGGCCATGCAGATCCGCCGCCAGGCCGGCGCGGCGGCCGGAGCGCCAGCCATGCTGAGCACGGCGCAGCTGCGTCAATTACAGGCGGCCGGCATGGAGCTGGGGGCGCACACGATGAGCCACCCGATATTGTCCACCTTGCCGGAGCGCGAGGCGCGGCTGGACATCGCCAACGGCAAGCATCAGCTGGAAAATCTGATACAGGCGCCCGTCACCGTGTTTGCCTATCCTAACGGCAAGGCCGGGCGCGATTATGGCGCACCGCACGTGGCGATGGTGCGCAGCCTCGGGTTCAAGGCGGCCGTGGCGACGGACTGGGGCGTGGCGCGCCCCGGCGCGGGGCTGGACTTGCTGCAGCTGCCCCGCTTTACGCCGTGGGATCGAGGACGACTGGCATTTCTGTGGCGCTTGCGGCAAAACCGCCGGCAAGCGCACCCAGCGCCGCCGGGTGCTGGCTGA
- a CDS encoding putative O-glycosylation ligase, exosortase A system-associated gives MRDILITIIILGSLPFILKSPAIGGLMWVWVSVMNPHTQAWGFATHLPFAFIIAIATMLSLMMTREPKSLPLTPVSVLLLLFVLWMNVTAPFALLPAASWVQWNKVMKIMLMSFVIMMAIRTRRDIVRLVWVLVGSIGYYGVKGGIFTIRSGGTERVWGPEETFIGDNNALALALIITIPLMYYLQQNTDKRWQRHGLSAAIVLSALAALGSYSRGGLLAIAAMGLFMWLKSDRKLVLGALLGAVTPLLLAFMPERWAERMDTINTYQDDVSAMGRLNAWRMAWNLARDRFLGGGFDVSDAAIFARYAPNPMDVHAAHSIYFQVLGEHGFVGLLIYLALGVATWRTAAAIIRRTRGQPELRWAHGLATMSQASLIGFAVGGAFLSLLYFDMPYYLMAALIGTRIIVERQAPAPTSRQARAKAQAVVAEQP, from the coding sequence ATGCGCGACATACTGATTACCATCATCATCCTCGGTTCGCTGCCCTTCATCCTGAAGTCACCGGCCATCGGCGGCCTGATGTGGGTCTGGGTCAGCGTGATGAATCCGCACACGCAAGCCTGGGGCTTTGCCACCCACTTGCCGTTCGCCTTCATCATCGCCATCGCCACCATGCTCAGCCTGATGATGACGCGCGAGCCGAAAAGCCTGCCGCTCACGCCCGTCAGCGTGCTGCTGTTGCTGTTCGTCTTGTGGATGAATGTCACGGCGCCGTTCGCCCTGCTGCCGGCGGCGTCGTGGGTACAGTGGAACAAGGTCATGAAGATCATGCTGATGAGCTTTGTGATCATGATGGCGATACGCACGCGGCGCGACATCGTGCGCCTGGTCTGGGTGCTGGTGGGCTCGATCGGCTATTACGGCGTGAAAGGCGGCATCTTCACCATCCGCAGCGGCGGCACGGAACGGGTCTGGGGGCCGGAAGAGACGTTTATCGGGGATAACAATGCGCTGGCCCTGGCCCTGATCATCACCATTCCCCTCATGTATTACCTGCAGCAAAACACGGACAAGCGCTGGCAGCGCCATGGCTTGTCGGCGGCGATAGTGCTGTCGGCGCTGGCCGCGCTGGGCTCGTATTCGCGCGGCGGCCTGCTGGCCATCGCCGCCATGGGCCTGTTCATGTGGCTGAAAAGCGACCGCAAGCTGGTGCTGGGCGCGCTGCTCGGCGCCGTCACGCCGCTGCTGCTGGCCTTCATGCCCGAGCGCTGGGCCGAACGCATGGACACCATCAATACCTACCAGGACGATGTTTCCGCCATGGGCCGCCTGAATGCCTGGCGCATGGCCTGGAACCTGGCGCGCGACCGTTTTCTTGGCGGCGGCTTCGACGTGTCCGACGCCGCCATCTTTGCCCGCTACGCGCCCAACCCCATGGATGTCCACGCGGCGCACAGCATCTACTTCCAGGTGCTGGGTGAACACGGCTTCGTCGGCTTGCTGATTTACCTGGCGCTGGGCGTCGCCACCTGGCGCACGGCCGCCGCCATCATCCGCCGCACGCGGGGCCAGCCGGAACTGCGCTGGGCGCACGGCCTGGCAACCATGAGCCAGGCCAGCCTGATCGGCTTTGCCGTGGGCGGTGCCTTCCTCAGCCTGCTGTATTTTGACATGCCGTATTACCTGATGGCCGCCCTGATCGGCACGCGCATCATCGTCGAGCGGCAGGCACCGGCCCCGACATCGCGCCAGGCCCGGGCCAAGGCCCAAGCCGTCGTCGCGGAGCAGCCATGA